The Pan troglodytes isolate AG18354 chromosome 8, NHGRI_mPanTro3-v2.0_pri, whole genome shotgun sequence genome window below encodes:
- the LOC107976907 gene encoding endogenous retrovirus group K member 16 Rec protein yields the protein MNPSEMQRKAPPQRRRHRNRALSTHKMNKMMMSEEQMKLPSTKKAEPLTWAQLKKLTQLATKCLENTKMTQTPESMLLAALMIVSTVSAGVPNSSEETATIENGP from the exons ATGAACCCATCGGAGATGCAAAGAAAAGCACCTCCGCAGAGACGGAGACACCGCAATCGAGCACTGTCGACTCACAAGATGAACAAAATGATGATGTCAGAAGAACAGATGAAGTTGCCATCCACCAAGAAGGCAGAGCCGCTGACTTGGGCACAACTAAAGAAGCTGACGCAGTTAGCTACAAAATGCCTAGAGAACACAAAGATGACACAAACTCCAGAGAGTATGCTGCTTGCAGCATTGATGATTGTATCAACGGTG Tctgcaggtgtacccaacagctctgaagagacagcgaccattgagaacgggccatga